In one window of Macrotis lagotis isolate mMagLag1 chromosome 5, bilby.v1.9.chrom.fasta, whole genome shotgun sequence DNA:
- the GINM1 gene encoding glycoprotein integral membrane protein 1 isoform X2, producing MEGVFKRTQLWDSIKINVTALEKDGEFHEKQVFLNIIYENGQIYVNDFPLRSGVTRIRGETFIVEDEYSENLKVKGYFGTVSVRILVHQWPLASSSNVQMIAIQEEIVEIDGKQVQQKDVIEVGILVKNQSVHRHSNYTIPLEESILYSIPRDNDILFTLPNLSRKDSPSSLQTTSQDLIKNVETTLNEDSLPGKLPETPLRAEPPSSYKVICQLMEDFRKYMCKFWISIFPVLFMYMNVTVLGIIGAAIVIAILKVLFPNYESKGILHMDKVGYHRYYPIDFLETIEKSKDNLEEKICI from the exons ATGGAGGGAGTTTTTAAGAGAACACAATTATGG GACAGTATCAAAATTAATGTAACTGCCCTGGAAAAGGATGGGGAATTCCATGAGAAACAG gtttttcttaatattatttatgaGAATGGGCAGATATATGTAAATGACTTCCCCCTAAGGAGTGGAGTAACTCGAATAAGGGGTGAAACCTTCATAG TGGAAGATGAATATTCAGAAAACCTGAAGGTCAAGGGATATTTTGGAACTGTCAGTGTACGGATTTTAGTTCATCAATGGCCTCTGGCATCTAGTTCCAATGTGCAAATGATTGCCATCCAAGAAGAGATAGTAGAGATTGATGGGAAGCAA GTTCAACAAAAAGATGTGATTGAAGTTGGTATTTTAGTTAAGAACCAGAGTGTCCACAGACATTCAAATTATACCATTCCTCTGGAGGAAAGCATACTATATTCTATTCCCAGAGACAATGACATTTTATTTACACTTCCTAATCTCTCAAGAAAAG ATAGTCCTAGTTCATTGCAGACAACCAGTCAGGACCTTATCAAGAATGtggaaacaactttaaatgaagactCATTGCCTGGCAAGTTACCAGAAACTCCACTTAGAGCAGAGCCTCCATCTTCATACAAG gtaATATGCCAGTTGATGGAGGATTTCAGAAAATATATGTGTAAATTCTGGATCAGCATTTTCCCAGTACTTTTTATGTATATGAATGTCACAGTACTTGGAATTATAGGAGCAGCTATAGTAATAGCCATCTTAAAGGTGCTTTTCCCTAATTATGAATCCAA GGGAATTCTTCACATGGATAAAGTGGGCTACCATAGGTACTACCCTATCGACTTCTTAGAGACTATCGAGAAATCAAAGGATAATCTTGAAGAGAAGATATGTATTTAA
- the GINM1 gene encoding glycoprotein integral membrane protein 1 isoform X1, giving the protein MEGASPAAPLCRPPPPPLLPLLLLLPWLPAPLRPVAGAWGPPAAAPFTQDSIKINVTALEKDGEFHEKQVFLNIIYENGQIYVNDFPLRSGVTRIRGETFIVEDEYSENLKVKGYFGTVSVRILVHQWPLASSSNVQMIAIQEEIVEIDGKQVQQKDVIEVGILVKNQSVHRHSNYTIPLEESILYSIPRDNDILFTLPNLSRKDSPSSLQTTSQDLIKNVETTLNEDSLPGKLPETPLRAEPPSSYKVICQLMEDFRKYMCKFWISIFPVLFMYMNVTVLGIIGAAIVIAILKVLFPNYESKGILHMDKVGYHRYYPIDFLETIEKSKDNLEEKICI; this is encoded by the exons ATGGAGGGAGCTTCTCCGGCCGCCCCGCTGtgccggccgccgccgccgccgctgctgccgctgctgctgctgctgccctgGCTCCCGGCCCCGCTGCGGCCCGTGGCCGGCGCCTGGGGGCCGCCGGCGGCCGCTCCGTTCACGCAG GACAGTATCAAAATTAATGTAACTGCCCTGGAAAAGGATGGGGAATTCCATGAGAAACAG gtttttcttaatattatttatgaGAATGGGCAGATATATGTAAATGACTTCCCCCTAAGGAGTGGAGTAACTCGAATAAGGGGTGAAACCTTCATAG TGGAAGATGAATATTCAGAAAACCTGAAGGTCAAGGGATATTTTGGAACTGTCAGTGTACGGATTTTAGTTCATCAATGGCCTCTGGCATCTAGTTCCAATGTGCAAATGATTGCCATCCAAGAAGAGATAGTAGAGATTGATGGGAAGCAA GTTCAACAAAAAGATGTGATTGAAGTTGGTATTTTAGTTAAGAACCAGAGTGTCCACAGACATTCAAATTATACCATTCCTCTGGAGGAAAGCATACTATATTCTATTCCCAGAGACAATGACATTTTATTTACACTTCCTAATCTCTCAAGAAAAG ATAGTCCTAGTTCATTGCAGACAACCAGTCAGGACCTTATCAAGAATGtggaaacaactttaaatgaagactCATTGCCTGGCAAGTTACCAGAAACTCCACTTAGAGCAGAGCCTCCATCTTCATACAAG gtaATATGCCAGTTGATGGAGGATTTCAGAAAATATATGTGTAAATTCTGGATCAGCATTTTCCCAGTACTTTTTATGTATATGAATGTCACAGTACTTGGAATTATAGGAGCAGCTATAGTAATAGCCATCTTAAAGGTGCTTTTCCCTAATTATGAATCCAA GGGAATTCTTCACATGGATAAAGTGGGCTACCATAGGTACTACCCTATCGACTTCTTAGAGACTATCGAGAAATCAAAGGATAATCTTGAAGAGAAGATATGTATTTAA